The following are from one region of the Mycolicibacterium diernhoferi genome:
- a CDS encoding ESX secretion-associated protein EspG, translated as MAANAVELTVEQAWFIAEESGCGSFPWVLAITPPYSEPAAAGQFAAERVAELTELGVMSTGGAINPAVAQWIQQTCRARQWLELRIVGGHGDMLRGLVARRDDMPGARADGPSVVALRSGGLVTFTAMELLHPNDLVPVLVSGLDGRRPASFDEFTVPVRAGARADEKLRNGADITEVLEYLGIPASARPVVEAVFTGRRSYVEIVAGEHRDGHRVGTDVGVSVVDCEAGRILVSPSKAFDGEWVSTFAPGTAAAIAAAADRLIATLPHGTWFPTAQNRDFDQRTEDRCPTTL; from the coding sequence ATGGCTGCTAATGCGGTCGAGCTGACCGTCGAGCAGGCCTGGTTCATCGCGGAGGAGAGCGGCTGCGGGTCGTTTCCGTGGGTGCTGGCGATCACGCCGCCCTACAGCGAGCCCGCCGCCGCCGGACAGTTCGCGGCAGAGCGTGTCGCCGAACTGACCGAGCTGGGCGTGATGTCGACCGGCGGGGCCATCAACCCCGCTGTCGCCCAGTGGATTCAGCAGACCTGCCGGGCTCGGCAGTGGCTCGAACTCCGAATCGTGGGCGGGCATGGCGACATGCTCCGCGGCCTCGTCGCGCGCCGCGACGATATGCCCGGTGCGCGGGCGGACGGACCCTCGGTCGTCGCCCTGCGCAGCGGGGGATTGGTGACGTTCACCGCGATGGAACTGCTGCATCCGAACGATCTGGTGCCGGTGCTGGTCTCCGGACTGGACGGCCGGAGGCCGGCGAGCTTCGATGAGTTCACCGTTCCGGTGCGAGCCGGGGCGCGCGCCGACGAGAAGCTCCGAAATGGTGCCGACATCACCGAAGTGCTTGAATACCTGGGCATTCCGGCGTCCGCACGCCCCGTCGTGGAGGCGGTGTTCACCGGACGGCGCAGCTACGTCGAGATCGTGGCGGGTGAGCACCGGGACGGCCACCGGGTCGGCACCGATGTCGGCGTCAGCGTCGTGGACTGCGAGGCCGGTCGCATCCTGGTGAGCCCGTCGAAGGCCTTCGACGGCGAATGGGTGTCCACGTTCGCGCCCGGCACCGCGGCGGCCATCGCTGCCGCCGCCGACAGACTTATCGCAACACTGCCGCACGGAACGTGGTTCCCGACGGCGCAGAACCGAGATTTCGACCAGAGAACGGAAGACCGATGCCCGACAACACTGTGA
- the eccD gene encoding type VII secretion integral membrane protein EccD — MPDNTVMPIVRVAVLAGGDGPGGRVTEMALPAELPLREIIPAVQRTVLPTGDADATSAGRPSRLSLAPIGGAPFSLDATLDTVGVVDGDLLALQAIPTGPPAPRIIEDIADAAVIFSEAREKPWGPAQIQRAAAVAVIALILLGTALATAVRFATGHSAGLFTVAGFAAATVVASFATRARFPGLGTALAVTALVPVAAAFALAVPGDFGAAQLLLAAAGIAAWSVISIIVFERAIATFTAATVTGLGVLLFAVLATIWDMTDIRTGSGLIVFALLVTVQAARLSALWARLPVPVIPAPGDPTPSAQPLRVLEDLPRRIRVTDAHQTGFLAAGVLLSVAGSVVLVGGSGASPWAWVLVVAAALGTTLRARVWDSTPCKTWLLSQSFLLPAALLVVFALDERYTAAWWALAALVAVAAVWIVVALNPRIASPETYSLPARRLFGFASSAVDASVLPIAAYLVGLFEWVLNR, encoded by the coding sequence ATGCCCGACAACACTGTGATGCCGATCGTGCGGGTGGCCGTGCTCGCCGGCGGGGACGGCCCCGGCGGGCGAGTCACCGAGATGGCACTACCGGCCGAACTGCCGCTGCGCGAGATCATCCCGGCGGTACAGCGCACCGTGCTGCCGACCGGAGACGCCGACGCCACGTCCGCGGGCCGCCCGTCGCGACTCAGCCTCGCGCCGATCGGCGGTGCACCGTTCAGTCTGGACGCGACGCTGGACACCGTCGGCGTGGTGGACGGGGATCTGTTGGCGCTGCAGGCCATCCCGACCGGCCCGCCGGCACCCCGCATCATCGAGGACATCGCCGATGCCGCGGTCATCTTCTCCGAGGCCCGGGAGAAGCCCTGGGGTCCTGCCCAGATCCAGCGTGCCGCCGCCGTCGCCGTCATTGCGCTGATCCTGCTCGGCACCGCACTGGCCACCGCCGTGCGCTTCGCCACCGGGCACTCGGCGGGGCTGTTCACCGTCGCCGGGTTCGCCGCCGCAACCGTTGTCGCCTCCTTCGCCACCCGGGCCCGGTTCCCCGGGTTAGGCACCGCGCTGGCGGTCACCGCGCTGGTGCCCGTCGCGGCGGCCTTCGCGCTCGCCGTACCCGGTGACTTCGGTGCCGCACAGCTCCTGCTGGCCGCCGCGGGTATCGCGGCCTGGTCGGTGATCAGCATCATCGTCTTCGAACGCGCCATCGCCACCTTCACCGCGGCGACGGTGACCGGACTCGGTGTGCTGCTGTTCGCGGTGCTGGCCACCATCTGGGATATGACCGACATCCGCACCGGCAGCGGTCTCATCGTCTTCGCCTTGCTGGTGACCGTGCAGGCCGCGCGGCTGTCCGCCCTGTGGGCGCGGCTGCCCGTCCCGGTGATTCCCGCCCCCGGCGATCCGACGCCGTCTGCGCAGCCGTTGCGGGTGCTGGAGGACCTGCCCCGGCGCATCCGCGTCACCGACGCCCACCAGACCGGTTTCCTGGCCGCGGGCGTGCTGCTGTCGGTCGCCGGTTCGGTCGTCCTGGTCGGCGGTTCCGGTGCGTCGCCGTGGGCCTGGGTGCTGGTCGTCGCCGCGGCACTGGGCACCACGCTGCGTGCCCGGGTGTGGGATTCGACCCCGTGCAAGACGTGGCTGCTGAGCCAGTCCTTCCTGCTGCCCGCCGCGCTGCTGGTGGTCTTCGCGCTCGACGAGCGGTACACGGCGGCATGGTGGGCGCTGGCCGCGCTGGTGGCCGTGGCCGCCGTCTGGATCGTGGTGGCGCTCAACCCGCGGATCGCGTCGCCGGAGACCTACTCGCTGCCCGCGCGCCGGCTGTTCGGATTCGCCAGCTCTGCGGTCGACGCCTCGGTCCTGCCCATCGCGGCGTATCTGGTCGGCCTGTTCGAGTGGGTGCTCAACCGATGA
- the mycP gene encoding type VII secretion-associated serine protease mycosin, producing MIATPVAGAIPPPEVDAGTAPPSGAAGPVQPMVQRGACTVTGVIPGTDPGAVSPNQITLNLAEAWRHSRGDGQTVAVIDTGVQPGPRLPNVDPGGDFVAGSDGLTDCDGHGTMVAGVIAGQPGADGFSGVAPGAQLLSIRQTSARYSPAGSPNQPGQDPVMVEASNDIATLARAVVRAADLGARVINISSVACVPATATIDQSALGAALRYAAVEKDVVIVAAAGNTGGGIAGGTACAANPLTDPTRPDDPRNWAGVTSVSTPSWWQPYVLSVGALDPAGRPASFSMSGPWLGLAAPGENITSVSNGPDGGLANGQPNEKGELAPVSGTSYAAAYVSGVAALVRSRFPELSAEQVVRRLTSTARGADRSPSSLVGAGTIDPVAALTWDVPGPGKPAETTKPVAAPPEPVQEDLTPRVVAYIGAGLLALAAIVTAAIAAHRRKDKAA from the coding sequence ATGATCGCCACTCCGGTCGCCGGGGCGATCCCGCCACCGGAGGTGGACGCCGGTACCGCGCCGCCGTCGGGTGCCGCGGGTCCGGTGCAGCCCATGGTGCAGCGTGGTGCCTGCACGGTGACCGGGGTGATCCCGGGCACCGACCCCGGCGCGGTCAGCCCGAATCAAATCACGCTGAACCTGGCGGAAGCCTGGCGACACAGCCGCGGTGACGGTCAGACCGTCGCGGTGATCGACACCGGTGTGCAGCCCGGACCGCGGCTGCCCAACGTCGATCCCGGTGGGGATTTCGTCGCCGGTAGTGACGGGCTCACCGACTGTGACGGGCACGGCACCATGGTCGCCGGTGTCATCGCCGGTCAGCCCGGCGCCGACGGCTTCTCCGGTGTCGCGCCGGGGGCACAGCTGCTGTCCATCCGGCAGACCTCGGCTCGATATTCCCCGGCGGGCTCGCCGAATCAGCCCGGCCAGGACCCGGTGATGGTGGAGGCCAGTAACGACATCGCCACCCTGGCCCGCGCCGTGGTCCGCGCCGCCGATCTGGGTGCCCGGGTCATCAACATCTCGTCGGTGGCCTGCGTCCCGGCGACCGCCACGATCGATCAGAGCGCACTCGGCGCGGCTCTGCGCTACGCGGCCGTCGAGAAGGACGTCGTCATCGTCGCCGCGGCCGGGAACACCGGGGGCGGCATCGCGGGTGGAACCGCCTGTGCGGCCAACCCGTTGACCGATCCGACCCGTCCCGACGACCCGCGCAACTGGGCCGGCGTGACCTCGGTGTCGACGCCGTCCTGGTGGCAGCCCTACGTGCTGTCGGTGGGGGCACTGGACCCGGCCGGGCGGCCCGCATCGTTCAGCATGTCCGGGCCGTGGTTGGGCCTGGCGGCACCCGGCGAGAACATCACCTCGGTGAGCAACGGCCCCGACGGGGGACTGGCCAACGGTCAGCCCAACGAGAAGGGGGAGCTGGCGCCGGTCAGCGGGACCAGCTACGCGGCCGCCTATGTCTCCGGTGTCGCCGCGCTGGTCCGCAGTCGTTTCCCCGAACTGAGCGCCGAGCAGGTGGTGCGCCGGCTGACGAGCACCGCCCGCGGTGCGGACCGCTCGCCGTCCTCGCTGGTCGGCGCCGGGACCATCGACCCGGTGGCTGCCCTGACCTGGGATGTGCCCGGCCCGGGCAAGCCCGCAGAAACCACCAAACCCGTTGCGGCACCCCCAGAACCGGTGCAAGAGGATCTCACTCCTCGGGTTGTCGCCTACATCGGCGCCGGCCTGCTCGCCCTGGCCGCCATCGTGACCGCTGCGATCGCCGCACACCGACGGAAGGACAAAGCCGCATGA
- the eccE gene encoding type VII secretion protein EccE, whose translation MTARLALALLFIVPAAMAYPYETTTQRWVLGVAIAVVIVLFAWWGGDFATTKLARRWSIWRGNRAGAETEQQPADTATVVLRIDESAADELPVALIAGYAARYGLRCDKVRITSRDRAGERRTWVSMTLDAAQNLRALQARSARIPLRETADVMGRRLADHLRESGWTVSVLEVVPRPVSSQAKEIWGALSDESGFLTAYRIPAASLPAVLDAVWAHPSDEVWTAVEFGPGTVTGVAAVRSTEHPGASAPIAGLVTLGGRQRRVLNSLDPRSSHRLPGHEPARRVAEELRWAAGSAVRT comes from the coding sequence ATGACGGCCCGACTCGCCCTGGCGCTGCTGTTCATCGTTCCGGCCGCCATGGCCTACCCGTACGAGACGACGACCCAGCGCTGGGTCCTCGGTGTCGCGATCGCCGTGGTGATCGTGTTGTTCGCTTGGTGGGGTGGCGATTTCGCGACCACCAAGCTGGCCCGGCGGTGGTCGATCTGGCGTGGCAACCGCGCCGGAGCCGAAACCGAGCAGCAGCCCGCTGACACCGCCACGGTGGTGTTGCGCATCGACGAGTCGGCGGCCGATGAGTTGCCGGTGGCACTGATCGCCGGCTACGCCGCGCGGTACGGACTGCGCTGCGACAAGGTCCGTATCACCAGTCGTGATCGGGCCGGTGAACGCCGGACCTGGGTGTCGATGACCCTGGATGCCGCGCAGAATCTCCGCGCGCTGCAAGCCCGTTCGGCTCGGATCCCGTTGCGTGAAACCGCCGATGTCATGGGCCGTCGGCTGGCTGACCATCTGCGGGAGAGCGGATGGACGGTGTCGGTGCTCGAGGTCGTTCCGCGTCCGGTCTCCAGCCAGGCCAAGGAGATCTGGGGTGCGCTCAGCGACGAGTCGGGATTCCTGACCGCGTACCGAATTCCGGCGGCATCCCTGCCGGCGGTCTTGGACGCAGTGTGGGCGCACCCGTCCGACGAAGTCTGGACGGCGGTCGAATTCGGTCCCGGAACGGTGACCGGGGTCGCTGCGGTGCGCTCGACGGAGCACCCCGGCGCGAGTGCCCCCATTGCCGGGCTGGTCACTCTCGGTGGGCGTCAGCGCCGGGTACTGAACAGCCTGGATCCGCGGTCTTCGCACCGTCTTCCCGGCCACGAACCTGCGCGGAGGGTCGCCGAAGAGCTGCGCTGGGCGGCCGGTTCCGCCGTCAGAACATGA
- a CDS encoding alpha/beta hydrolase family protein: protein MTEPSEPVDPPIPVPNVPGADATARGLPRRVDLTRQQRLVVDASAVADLGLRTTIAGIVGAAMLPRLAGAALRPNRAHDEDAALEFYIDLAAQHDPQLSFPAPTAPPRVSTRPANPVASWIAHGAVHNIRFASSFEAVNPALREQRGSYARNNVVHAQHWVHGDGPRPTLCLIHGFMGSAYLFNGLFFALPWFFRSGYDIMLYTLPFHGRRAEANSPYSGYGYFADGMAGFAEAMAQAVYDFRSVIDYLESTGVDRIALTGMSLGGYTSALIASVDDRIQAVIPNVPVVTPEAAFDDWFPANMLVRLGNRLTQVDKSKADAATMFHSPLNYPPLVPKDRRLIIAGLGDKLAPPQQAEILWRHWDRCAFHWFPGNHVLHVSQPDYLRRMTRFLQPFMF from the coding sequence GTGACCGAACCGTCCGAACCCGTCGACCCGCCGATTCCCGTTCCGAACGTTCCCGGTGCGGACGCCACCGCCCGCGGGTTGCCGCGCCGTGTCGACCTGACCCGGCAGCAGCGGCTGGTGGTCGACGCCTCGGCCGTCGCGGATCTCGGTCTGCGCACCACCATCGCCGGCATCGTCGGTGCCGCCATGCTGCCGCGACTTGCCGGCGCCGCCCTGCGCCCGAACCGCGCCCATGACGAGGACGCCGCACTGGAGTTCTACATCGACCTTGCCGCGCAGCATGATCCGCAGCTCTCGTTTCCCGCCCCCACCGCCCCGCCGCGGGTGTCGACGCGCCCGGCCAATCCGGTGGCGTCCTGGATCGCGCACGGCGCGGTACACAACATCCGTTTCGCCAGCAGCTTCGAGGCGGTGAATCCCGCTCTGCGCGAGCAGCGCGGCTCCTATGCCCGCAACAATGTGGTACACGCCCAGCACTGGGTGCACGGTGACGGGCCGCGGCCGACGCTGTGCCTGATCCACGGCTTCATGGGGTCGGCGTACCTGTTCAACGGATTGTTCTTCGCCCTACCGTGGTTCTTCCGCTCCGGCTACGACATCATGCTCTACACGTTGCCGTTCCACGGCCGGCGGGCCGAGGCGAACTCCCCGTACAGCGGGTACGGCTACTTCGCCGACGGTATGGCGGGGTTCGCCGAGGCGATGGCCCAGGCGGTGTACGACTTCCGCTCGGTGATCGACTACCTGGAATCCACCGGTGTCGACCGGATCGCGCTGACCGGGATGTCGCTGGGCGGGTACACCTCCGCGCTGATCGCCTCGGTCGACGACCGGATCCAGGCCGTCATCCCCAACGTGCCGGTGGTGACGCCCGAGGCCGCGTTCGACGACTGGTTCCCGGCCAACATGCTGGTGCGGCTGGGCAACCGGCTCACCCAGGTGGACAAGTCCAAAGCGGACGCTGCCACCATGTTCCATTCACCGCTGAACTACCCGCCGCTGGTACCCAAGGACCGGCGACTGATCATCGCCGGCCTGGGAGACAAGCTGGCGCCGCCGCAGCAAGCCGAGATCCTGTGGCGGCATTGGGATCGCTGCGCCTTCCACTGGTTCCCGGGCAACCACGTCCTGCACGTCAGCCAGCCTGACTACCTGCGCCGGATGACCCGGTTCCTGCAGCCGTTCATGTTCTGA
- a CDS encoding amidohydrolase family protein, translating into MIESMDEPESVRQLWRALDLPGIVDVHTHFMPKNVMDKVWRYFDDAGPLIGRPWPITYRSDEQDRLHTLRSFGVLAFTSLIYPHKPAMAAWLNRWAAGFAADTPDCLHTATFFPEPGAAQYVTAALESGAQVFKAHVQVGDYHPADPLLDDVWGVLEDAGTPVIIHCGSGPAPGTHTGPEPIRRVLTEHPRLRLVIAHMGGPEYGEFLDLCEDFEQLHLDTTMAFTGFMEEKMPFPADDYARLPDMGDRILFGSDFPNIPYGYPHAMSVLTEIPGVDDDWLRNVFYANGVRLFGLPSAEPPR; encoded by the coding sequence ATCATCGAGTCGATGGATGAACCCGAGTCGGTCCGCCAGCTCTGGCGGGCCCTGGACCTGCCCGGCATCGTCGACGTGCACACCCACTTCATGCCGAAGAATGTGATGGACAAGGTCTGGCGCTACTTCGACGATGCGGGCCCGCTGATCGGGCGGCCCTGGCCGATCACCTACCGCAGCGACGAGCAGGACCGGTTACACACCCTGCGCTCCTTCGGCGTGCTGGCCTTCACCTCGCTGATCTACCCGCACAAGCCGGCCATGGCGGCCTGGCTGAACCGGTGGGCCGCCGGATTCGCCGCCGACACCCCGGATTGCCTGCACACCGCGACGTTCTTCCCCGAGCCGGGCGCCGCGCAGTACGTGACCGCCGCGCTGGAGTCCGGTGCGCAGGTGTTCAAGGCCCATGTCCAGGTCGGCGACTACCACCCCGCAGACCCGTTGCTCGACGACGTCTGGGGTGTGCTGGAGGACGCCGGCACGCCGGTCATCATCCACTGCGGGTCCGGGCCCGCCCCCGGCACGCACACCGGCCCGGAGCCGATCCGCCGGGTACTGACCGAGCATCCGCGGCTGCGCCTGGTGATCGCCCACATGGGCGGTCCGGAGTACGGCGAGTTCCTGGATCTCTGCGAGGATTTCGAACAGTTGCATCTGGACACCACCATGGCCTTCACCGGGTTCATGGAGGAGAAGATGCCGTTCCCGGCCGACGATTACGCCCGGCTGCCGGACATGGGTGACCGGATCCTGTTCGGCAGCGACTTCCCCAATATCCCCTACGGCTATCCGCACGCCATGTCGGTGCTCACCGAGATTCCCGGTGTCGACGATGACTGGCTGCGGAATGTGTTTTATGCCAACGGGGTACGGCTGTTCGGGCTACCATCGGCCGAACCGCCCCGGTAG
- a CDS encoding trans-aconitate 2-methyltransferase: MWNPEVYLAFADHRGRPFFDLVNRVAAEAPRRVVDLGCGPGNLTETLSGRWPGARVQGWDSSAEMVAAATERGVHARLGGIADWVPEPDTDVVISNAALQWVPEHRELLVRWAAQLAPGAWIAFQVPGNFDAPSHAAIREVARREPFADALRDMPWRDADVVGTPVEYAGLLTDAGCTVDAWETTYVHELAGDTPVLDWITGTALTQVKERLTEPAWQRYREEIIPLLARAYPRRADGHTFFPFRRVFVVAQTR; encoded by the coding sequence ATGTGGAACCCCGAGGTCTACCTCGCCTTCGCCGATCACCGTGGCCGCCCGTTCTTCGATCTGGTGAACCGGGTCGCCGCCGAGGCGCCGCGGCGGGTGGTGGATCTGGGGTGCGGGCCGGGCAACCTCACCGAGACGCTGAGCGGGCGTTGGCCCGGTGCCCGGGTGCAGGGCTGGGACTCGTCGGCGGAGATGGTCGCCGCGGCCACCGAACGCGGGGTCCACGCCCGCCTCGGGGGGATCGCCGATTGGGTTCCCGAACCGGATACCGACGTGGTGATCTCCAACGCGGCGTTGCAGTGGGTGCCCGAGCACCGCGAGTTGTTGGTGCGCTGGGCCGCCCAACTGGCTCCGGGCGCGTGGATCGCGTTCCAGGTACCCGGCAACTTCGACGCGCCCTCGCACGCGGCGATACGCGAGGTGGCACGGCGGGAGCCGTTCGCCGATGCGTTGCGCGATATGCCGTGGCGGGACGCCGATGTGGTCGGCACACCCGTCGAATACGCGGGACTGCTCACCGACGCGGGGTGCACGGTGGACGCCTGGGAGACCACCTATGTGCACGAATTGGCGGGTGACACACCGGTTCTGGATTGGATCACCGGGACGGCGTTGACCCAGGTGAAGGAGCGGTTGACCGAACCCGCGTGGCAGCGGTACCGGGAGGAGATCATCCCGCTGCTGGCCCGGGCCTACCCGCGGCGCGCCGACGGGCACACCTTCTTCCCGTTCCGCCGGGTTTTCGTGGTGGCCCAGACCCGGTGA
- the stf0 gene encoding trehalose 2-sulfotransferase produces MAHPKAYLVLASQRSGSTLLVESLRATGVAGEPQEFFQYLPNTSMSPQPREWFAGVQDESILRLLDPLVEGKPDLAPATIWRDYIQTVGRTPNGVWGGKLMWNQTPLLTDRAEDLPDRSGTGLLSAIRDVVGSDPVLVHIYRPDVVSQAVSFWRAVQTRVWRGRPDPVRDARAEYHAGAIAHVITMLRAQEEGWRTWFEEEGVEPLDISYPYLWRNLTTVVADVLERLGLDPRLAPTPVLERQADQRSDDWVDRYRADAHREGLPT; encoded by the coding sequence ATGGCCCACCCGAAGGCGTATCTCGTCCTCGCGTCGCAGCGGAGCGGCAGCACGCTGCTCGTCGAATCGCTGCGTGCCACCGGCGTGGCCGGCGAGCCGCAGGAGTTCTTCCAGTACCTGCCGAACACCAGCATGTCGCCGCAACCGCGCGAGTGGTTCGCCGGCGTGCAGGACGAGTCGATCCTGCGACTGCTCGACCCGCTGGTGGAGGGCAAGCCCGACCTGGCGCCGGCCACCATCTGGCGGGACTACATCCAGACCGTCGGGCGCACCCCGAACGGGGTGTGGGGCGGCAAGCTGATGTGGAATCAGACCCCGCTGCTGACCGACCGCGCCGAGGATCTGCCGGACCGGTCCGGCACCGGCCTGCTGTCGGCCATCCGCGACGTCGTCGGCAGCGATCCGGTGCTGGTGCACATCTACCGGCCCGATGTGGTGTCCCAGGCCGTGTCGTTCTGGCGGGCCGTACAGACCCGGGTCTGGCGTGGACGCCCCGACCCGGTGCGCGACGCCCGGGCCGAGTATCACGCCGGGGCCATCGCACACGTCATCACCATGCTGCGGGCCCAGGAGGAGGGCTGGCGGACCTGGTTCGAGGAGGAAGGCGTCGAACCGCTCGACATCTCCTACCCGTACCTGTGGCGCAACCTGACCACCGTGGTGGCCGACGTGCTGGAACGACTGGGACTGGACCCGCGGCTGGCGCCGACGCCGGTGCTGGAACGGCAGGCCGACCAACGCTCGGATGACTGGGTGGACCGGTATCGCGCCGACGCGCACCGGGAGGGGCTCCCGACATGA
- a CDS encoding sulfatase family protein encodes MQKSNVLIVHWHDLGRHLGVYGHTDVRSPRLDQLAAEGILLTRAHATAPLCSPSRGSLFTGRYPQSNGLVGLAHHGWEYRAGVRTLPAMLSESGWRTALFGMQHETSFPSRLGFDEFDVSNSYCEYVVEQADAWLRRAPAELSGPFLLTAGFFETHRPYPHDRYEPADPASVELPGYLPDTPEIRQDLADFYGSITVADAAVGRLLDTLAETGLDRSTWVVFMTDHGPALPRAKSTLYDAGTGIAMIVRPPTGAGVPPQVYDELFSGVDLVPTLLDLLGVQAPAEVEGLSHADNFVKPAATPFPVRTEVYSTKTYHDSFDPIRAIRTKEFSYIENYAERPLLDLPWDIADSAPGAVVGPNARSPRPGRELYDLRTDPGESHNLFGTPLTAETAEIARELALQLNDWRMQTNDVIPSDFAGTRISERYTQTYLTIKEWPGLSRAAIAEDRGIEDAPQSPQ; translated from the coding sequence ATGCAGAAGAGCAATGTACTGATCGTGCACTGGCACGATCTGGGGCGCCATCTCGGTGTGTACGGCCACACCGATGTGCGGAGTCCGCGGCTGGACCAGCTCGCCGCCGAGGGCATCCTGCTGACCCGGGCGCATGCCACCGCGCCGCTGTGCTCGCCCTCGCGCGGATCGCTGTTCACCGGCCGCTACCCGCAGAGCAACGGCCTGGTCGGGCTGGCCCATCATGGGTGGGAGTACCGGGCGGGGGTTCGCACCCTGCCGGCGATGCTGTCCGAGTCCGGCTGGCGCACCGCGCTGTTCGGTATGCAGCATGAGACCTCCTTTCCCTCGCGCCTGGGCTTCGACGAGTTCGACGTGTCGAATTCGTACTGCGAGTATGTCGTCGAGCAGGCCGATGCCTGGTTGCGCCGGGCCCCGGCCGAACTCTCCGGCCCGTTCCTGCTCACCGCGGGATTCTTCGAGACACACCGCCCCTACCCGCACGACCGCTACGAACCCGCCGACCCGGCCTCGGTGGAGCTGCCCGGGTACCTGCCGGACACCCCCGAGATCCGCCAGGACCTCGCCGACTTCTACGGCTCGATCACCGTCGCCGACGCCGCCGTCGGACGGCTGCTGGACACCCTGGCCGAAACCGGGCTGGACCGCAGCACCTGGGTGGTGTTCATGACCGACCACGGCCCGGCGCTGCCGCGGGCCAAGTCCACGCTGTACGACGCGGGCACCGGCATCGCGATGATCGTGCGCCCACCGACCGGGGCGGGTGTGCCGCCACAGGTCTACGACGAACTGTTCAGCGGGGTGGACCTGGTGCCCACGCTGCTGGACCTGCTGGGAGTCCAGGCGCCCGCCGAGGTCGAGGGGCTGTCCCACGCGGACAATTTCGTCAAGCCCGCGGCGACGCCTTTTCCGGTACGCACCGAGGTGTACTCGACAAAGACTTATCACGATTCTTTCGATCCCATCCGGGCCATCCGGACAAAGGAATTCTCCTATATCGAGAATTACGCGGAACGACCATTGTTGGATCTGCCCTGGGATATCGCCGACAGCGCTCCCGGCGCGGTCGTCGGCCCGAATGCGCGCAGCCCGCGCCCGGGGCGGGAGCTGTACGACCTCCGGACCGACCCGGGCGAGTCGCACAACCTGTTCGGCACCCCGCTTACTGCGGAAACCGCAGAGATTGCCCGCGAACTCGCGCTGCAACTGAACGACTGGCGGATGCAGACGAACGATGTCATCCCCTCCGATTTCGCGGGGACCAGAATCTCGGAGCGGTACACGCAAACGTATTTGACGATCAAGGAATGGCCGGGTCTGAGCCGCGCCGCAATTGCCGAGGATCGCGGCATCGAAGATGCACCCCAGTCGCCGCAATAG
- a CDS encoding NUDIX hydrolase encodes MTISYDATLRERIRANLAAHDRRTCTDPSKRRAAVAVTLVDSHLGEDRVDPAPVEDWIAGRPMPDSLDGRMVDVSGGASFLLCRRASRLNSHSAQWALPGGRLDPGETSTDAALRELHEEVGVDLPGSSVLGMLDDYPTRSGYVITPVVLWGGGRLELLPSPDEVVAVYRVGLHQLQREDSPRYITIPESPRPVVQIPLGNDLIHAPTGAVLLQMRWLGLEGRGDPVDQLEQPVFAWK; translated from the coding sequence ATGACGATCAGTTACGACGCCACACTGCGTGAACGCATCCGGGCCAACCTCGCCGCCCACGACCGCCGCACCTGCACCGATCCGTCCAAGCGGCGCGCCGCGGTGGCGGTCACCCTGGTGGACTCCCACCTCGGCGAGGACCGGGTGGACCCCGCACCGGTCGAGGATTGGATCGCCGGCCGGCCGATGCCCGACTCGCTGGACGGCCGGATGGTCGATGTATCCGGTGGCGCATCGTTCCTGTTGTGCCGCAGGGCATCGCGGTTGAACTCCCATTCGGCGCAGTGGGCGTTGCCGGGCGGGCGCCTCGACCCGGGCGAGACCTCCACCGACGCCGCCCTGCGCGAACTACACGAAGAGGTCGGTGTCGACCTGCCGGGGAGTTCGGTGCTGGGCATGCTCGACGACTACCCCACCCGATCGGGGTACGTGATCACCCCGGTGGTGCTGTGGGGCGGTGGGCGACTGGAGTTGCTTCCGTCCCCGGACGAGGTGGTCGCGGTGTACCGGGTCGGACTGCACCAGCTGCAGCGGGAGGATTCACCGCGCTACATCACCATCCCCGAGAGTCCCCGGCCGGTGGTGCAGATTCCGTTGGGTAACGACCTGATCCACGCGCCGACCGGTGCGGTACTGCTGCAGATGCGCTGGCTGGGCCTGGAAGGCCGCGGTGATCCGGTCGATCAGCTGGAGCAGCCGGTGTTCGCCTGGAAATAG